In one Tepidisphaeraceae bacterium genomic region, the following are encoded:
- a CDS encoding tape measure protein: protein MAKRISTMSVGITGTANGLAATFAAAAGSVSIASAAFNRLTNSTAAYSRMSKSAGELKLAGADTIASLQTTMAFAQSAMRTFARNRDVQIGMEIGREKLAEAWLRARPILQGIVAASRVQVAASIVAGKAAEAQAFMRTQRARLMRMAEPIQFRVWLAGDRLSAQVAAARARIDALKQYRAVRIVIAAVNAAKLPAAGALQALAPLSRLAGKGVIVALRATHYGVAVAVTKARALLSGLASHAKGVASSVMGTMGRIGGGMARVAAVGAGAAIAGVGGLAAYSIKLAAEAETSRVAFTTMLGSADKARQLQGEINAFAAATPFQTPELVGAAKALLSFGVAQDQIIPTMRALGDVSAGLNIPLGELSEIYGKARVQGRLYMEDVNQLTGRGIPVIQEFAKQFGVTDGEVRKMVEQGKIGFPQLQQAMISLTGEGGKFHNMMGAQSLTMAGLYSTLQDTVTMSLTKIGETITEKLDLRGAIAGVTGSLSVLADAAMPILESFIGGLAASGSVGQNAGNLVLSGAEMIAKGFAYAIDYSNLLVAGFKMLQAGATFAVFGVVKAVDLVGAGLVSLLNLMPGVSVQWTTFTGDLADGLIADARRMKDDAGASFNQFMTADSASKVGQFFDGVRTSAATAAAAAADVGTKTQQTAMAVEQAVKGPNQKVRDAMEKLKADVASFGLSDVQKELAELRAAGAEQGDLAEATGLLNLKTQLQSLKDIDAGNPLQTYAAQMEALQQLWATGKLTAEQFAAVRDESRKTMTDKLAADARSITESVKSPLEKYNDELANLQTMLDQGLITQAVFDKATAAAAAKLQPPELKRASLTMAGSAEAQAMRFITPVLSTMVPDAASIAGGGPRIPQSGTLAGLSQPAPLSVSTSSGMRETASELIQKQLVEMTKQTTHLKSIDDAVHKNTVSLITF, encoded by the coding sequence ATGGCTAAACGCATCAGCACCATGTCGGTGGGCATCACCGGCACCGCCAACGGCCTGGCCGCGACGTTCGCCGCGGCGGCCGGGTCGGTGTCGATCGCGTCGGCCGCGTTCAACCGGCTGACGAATTCCACGGCCGCCTACTCCAGGATGAGCAAGAGCGCTGGTGAGCTGAAGCTGGCCGGCGCCGACACGATCGCCTCCCTGCAGACCACGATGGCGTTCGCGCAGTCCGCCATGCGTACGTTCGCGCGAAACCGCGACGTACAGATCGGCATGGAGATCGGGCGCGAGAAGCTGGCGGAGGCCTGGCTGCGGGCACGTCCGATCCTGCAGGGGATCGTCGCCGCAAGCCGCGTGCAGGTCGCTGCGTCGATTGTCGCCGGCAAGGCCGCTGAGGCGCAGGCGTTCATGCGGACGCAGCGGGCCCGGCTCATGCGCATGGCTGAGCCGATCCAGTTCCGCGTGTGGCTGGCGGGCGACCGTCTGAGCGCCCAGGTCGCCGCCGCTCGGGCTCGCATCGACGCGCTGAAGCAGTACCGCGCCGTGCGCATCGTGATCGCAGCGGTGAATGCCGCCAAACTCCCCGCCGCCGGCGCGTTGCAGGCGCTGGCGCCGCTGAGCCGTCTGGCCGGCAAGGGCGTCATCGTAGCGCTGCGGGCAACGCATTACGGGGTTGCCGTCGCCGTCACGAAGGCCCGTGCGCTCCTGAGCGGCCTGGCCAGCCACGCCAAGGGCGTCGCCTCGTCGGTCATGGGCACGATGGGGCGGATCGGTGGTGGGATGGCCCGGGTCGCGGCCGTCGGTGCCGGTGCGGCGATCGCCGGCGTCGGCGGGCTTGCCGCCTACTCGATCAAGCTGGCGGCCGAAGCCGAGACGTCGCGCGTCGCGTTTACGACCATGCTGGGCTCGGCCGACAAGGCGAGGCAGCTGCAGGGCGAGATCAATGCGTTCGCCGCCGCCACACCGTTCCAGACGCCCGAGCTGGTCGGTGCCGCCAAGGCGCTGCTGTCGTTCGGCGTGGCGCAAGACCAGATCATCCCGACGATGCGGGCGCTGGGCGACGTGTCGGCCGGCCTGAACATCCCGCTTGGCGAGCTGTCGGAGATCTACGGCAAGGCCCGCGTGCAGGGCCGGCTGTACATGGAGGACGTCAACCAGCTCACCGGCCGCGGCATCCCCGTCATTCAGGAATTTGCCAAGCAGTTCGGCGTTACCGACGGCGAGGTCCGGAAGATGGTCGAGCAGGGGAAGATCGGCTTTCCCCAGCTGCAGCAGGCGATGATCAGCCTGACGGGCGAGGGCGGGAAGTTCCACAACATGATGGGGGCGCAGAGCCTGACCATGGCGGGGCTTTACAGCACCCTGCAGGACACGGTGACGATGAGCCTCACAAAGATCGGCGAGACGATCACCGAGAAACTGGACCTGCGCGGGGCAATCGCCGGCGTCACCGGCTCGTTGAGCGTGCTGGCGGACGCCGCGATGCCGATCCTCGAGTCGTTCATCGGCGGGCTCGCCGCCAGCGGCAGCGTCGGCCAGAACGCGGGCAACCTGGTGCTCAGCGGCGCGGAAATGATCGCCAAGGGCTTCGCCTACGCGATCGACTACAGCAACCTGCTCGTTGCGGGCTTCAAGATGCTGCAGGCCGGCGCGACGTTCGCCGTGTTCGGGGTCGTCAAGGCGGTCGACCTGGTGGGGGCTGGCCTGGTGAGCCTGCTCAACCTCATGCCCGGCGTCAGCGTGCAGTGGACCACGTTCACCGGAGATCTCGCCGATGGCCTTATCGCCGACGCCAGGCGAATGAAGGACGACGCGGGCGCGTCGTTCAACCAGTTCATGACGGCCGACAGCGCATCGAAGGTCGGCCAGTTCTTCGACGGCGTCCGAACCAGCGCCGCGACGGCCGCCGCCGCGGCCGCAGACGTCGGCACGAAGACCCAGCAGACCGCGATGGCCGTCGAGCAGGCGGTGAAGGGGCCGAATCAGAAGGTCCGCGACGCGATGGAGAAGCTGAAGGCCGACGTCGCGTCGTTCGGGCTGTCGGACGTCCAGAAGGAGCTGGCGGAGCTGCGGGCCGCGGGCGCCGAGCAGGGCGACCTGGCGGAGGCGACGGGTCTGCTGAACCTCAAGACGCAGCTGCAGTCGTTGAAGGACATCGACGCCGGCAACCCGCTCCAGACGTACGCGGCCCAGATGGAGGCCCTGCAGCAACTCTGGGCGACCGGCAAGCTGACGGCCGAGCAATTCGCCGCGGTGCGCGACGAGTCGCGCAAGACGATGACCGACAAGCTCGCCGCCGACGCGCGGAGCATCACCGAATCGGTCAAGTCGCCGCTGGAGAAGTACAACGACGAGCTGGCGAACCTGCAGACGATGCTCGACCAGGGGCTGATCACCCAGGCCGTCTTCGACAAGGCCACGGCCGCTGCGGCCGCGAAACTGCAGCCGCCCGAACTGAAGCGAGCGAGCCTCACCATGGCGGGCAGCGCAGAGGCCCAGGCGATGCGGTTCATCACCCCGGTGCTGTCGACGATGGTTCCGGACGCGGCGAGTATCGCCGGCGGCGGTCCGCGGATCCCGCAGTCTGGAACGCTGGCGGGGCTGTCGCAGCCGGCGCCGCTATCGGTATCGACCAGTAGCGGGATGCGCGAGACGGCCAGCGAGCTGATTCAGAAGCAGCTGGTCGAGATGACGAAGCAGACTACCCACCTGAAGAGCATCGACGACGCGGTGCACAAGAACACGGTGTCGCTCATCACGTTTTAA
- a CDS encoding DUF3168 domain-containing protein, which produces MSLLRAIPDVASIAGGRVMPAGSRGLARPNVVYQRLSTRRDWTNDGPTRAPRTTVQVGCWADRLEVALAIAAAVRIALDGFNGTVNGLVIDAIFLDDENTAPESKSAGQEEGIKGVLLDFNVHYQE; this is translated from the coding sequence GTGTCGCTGTTACGCGCGATCCCAGACGTTGCGTCGATTGCCGGTGGCCGCGTCATGCCTGCCGGTTCGCGCGGACTTGCACGGCCGAACGTCGTTTACCAGCGACTTTCGACGCGCCGGGATTGGACCAACGACGGGCCCACGCGGGCGCCGCGCACCACCGTACAGGTTGGCTGCTGGGCTGACCGGTTAGAGGTTGCACTGGCGATCGCCGCGGCCGTGCGGATCGCGCTCGACGGCTTCAACGGCACGGTCAACGGGCTGGTCATCGACGCGATATTTCTCGACGACGAGAACACCGCACCCGAATCGAAGTCGGCCGGCCAAGAAGAGGGCATCAAGGGCGTGCTGCTCGACTTCAACGTCCACTATCAGGAATAG
- a CDS encoding head-tail connector protein, with amino-acid sequence MPVSPNAQTAKWRVVTPPTSLPVTSFAVETHLRLQPSTEPQTYIDLLVQAATDFAEESMATSLMPRTLCATFYGREPIVLPRGPIISIASIVDAGQTAVSNYTLQNVGRTTRVVPAAAVDYPVSVMYEAGYVAGRIPPSIKLAILAHVATLYEHRESVGEKAMAAIPHSLQAFYRLHSRKVGIA; translated from the coding sequence GTGCCCGTATCTCCCAACGCTCAGACGGCCAAGTGGCGCGTCGTCACGCCGCCGACGTCGTTGCCGGTGACATCGTTTGCGGTGGAAACGCACCTGAGGCTACAGCCGAGCACCGAGCCGCAGACGTACATCGATCTGCTGGTGCAGGCCGCGACGGACTTCGCGGAGGAGTCCATGGCAACGTCGCTCATGCCGCGCACGCTCTGCGCGACGTTCTACGGCCGGGAGCCGATCGTGTTGCCGCGCGGCCCGATCATCAGCATCGCGTCGATCGTCGACGCCGGCCAGACGGCGGTCAGCAATTACACGCTGCAGAACGTGGGCCGCACGACGCGCGTCGTACCGGCGGCCGCGGTCGATTATCCGGTGAGCGTGATGTACGAGGCCGGATACGTGGCCGGTCGGATCCCGCCGTCGATCAAGCTGGCCATCCTCGCGCACGTGGCCACCCTGTACGAGCACCGCGAGAGCGTCGGCGAAAAGGCCATGGCCGCGATCCCACACAGCCTGCAGGCGTTCTACCGTTTGCACAGCAGAAAGGTCGGGATCGCGTGA
- a CDS encoding HK97 gp10 family phage protein yields the protein MAKHSRIRAVIKGDKALIRKLKRLGDKKRMRRVLKKATNASATPVVKAVRKLWPEDTGLSKKSIAKKVIQTKGGYAAIIGIDANASAPRAGRSASGKGSQHVPSNIDHLVELGYQTKDGQSVPAVAPLRRGFDASSAKAEQIYADKAAKEIEREAMKR from the coding sequence ATGGCTAAGCATTCCCGGATCCGGGCGGTCATCAAGGGCGACAAGGCCCTGATCCGCAAGCTGAAGCGCCTGGGCGACAAGAAGCGCATGCGCCGTGTGCTGAAGAAGGCCACCAACGCGTCGGCGACGCCCGTCGTCAAGGCCGTGCGCAAGCTCTGGCCGGAGGATACGGGGCTCAGCAAGAAGAGCATCGCCAAGAAGGTCATCCAGACGAAGGGCGGATACGCCGCGATCATCGGCATCGACGCCAACGCGTCGGCACCGCGGGCCGGCCGGTCGGCATCCGGCAAGGGTTCGCAGCACGTCCCGTCCAACATCGACCACCTGGTCGAGCTGGGCTATCAGACGAAGGACGGCCAGTCGGTACCCGCCGTCGCGCCGCTGCGGCGCGGGTTCGACGCGTCCAGCGCCAAGGCCGAGCAGATCTACGCCGACAAGGCCGCCAAGGAAATCGAGCGAGAGGCGATGAAGCGATGA
- a CDS encoding phage major capsid protein, giving the protein MSSKMISSMSDNLAINAVAFTVAMTAARTALVAAEPTGGVSFRRAFNGIGGLHSSFHFNTPSEDNPGGLDVAPKPEPFKGLREEFSRLYGEAHTVIDTVTRENREMKPEEKTANETRFTRMTAIKNTLDEAARFAALKLSGGADAVGSIQLPQDANGRAEFDASEGRGKQTGPKADDVDRVQFNRALVRWSETGDMDRKFATITSATQSGALLPKTIALPDVPTVGNVLREAMDLYTIKPVYTTGTEAMTIPILGAAAGGVVAENANAETENAPTLTDSIVLNVSTYQSGTGYFSNLVLNANSFDLVQYIQTDLLDAKEQGLEAAAIAAIIADATITQIVPTSTTATFTYANLVDLNRSLPKRFDRQKVILLSRTAYATAEKLLGDDGHPVLTRDPQNQELLRFNGTPVLRCDNLEGFGATKVIGLVISLRGFRLRDTANQKLHRITQNTAKVDQTGFNLIGYHAYGYAVTAIAKLRTPAS; this is encoded by the coding sequence ATGAGTTCGAAGATGATCAGCTCGATGAGCGACAACCTGGCGATCAACGCCGTCGCTTTCACCGTGGCGATGACGGCCGCCCGCACGGCGCTCGTCGCGGCTGAACCGACCGGCGGGGTGTCGTTCCGCCGGGCCTTCAACGGCATCGGCGGCCTGCACAGTTCCTTCCACTTCAACACGCCCAGCGAGGACAACCCGGGCGGGCTCGACGTCGCGCCCAAGCCCGAGCCGTTCAAGGGCCTGCGCGAGGAGTTCAGCCGGCTGTACGGCGAGGCGCACACCGTGATCGACACGGTCACGCGCGAGAACCGTGAGATGAAGCCGGAGGAGAAGACCGCCAACGAGACGCGCTTCACCCGGATGACCGCGATCAAGAACACGCTCGACGAGGCGGCGCGGTTCGCGGCGCTGAAGCTGTCGGGCGGCGCCGACGCCGTCGGCTCGATCCAGCTGCCGCAGGACGCAAACGGCCGGGCCGAGTTCGACGCCAGCGAGGGCCGCGGCAAGCAGACCGGGCCGAAGGCCGACGACGTCGACCGCGTGCAGTTCAATCGCGCCTTGGTCCGCTGGAGCGAGACGGGCGACATGGATCGCAAGTTCGCGACCATCACCAGCGCCACCCAAAGCGGAGCGCTTCTGCCGAAGACGATTGCCTTGCCGGACGTGCCGACCGTCGGCAACGTGCTGCGCGAGGCGATGGACCTCTACACCATCAAGCCCGTCTATACGACCGGCACCGAGGCGATGACGATCCCGATCCTCGGCGCAGCCGCGGGCGGCGTCGTCGCCGAAAACGCCAACGCCGAGACGGAAAACGCCCCGACGCTGACCGACTCGATCGTCCTGAACGTGTCGACGTACCAGTCCGGCACCGGCTACTTCAGCAACCTCGTGCTGAACGCCAACAGCTTCGACCTGGTGCAGTACATCCAGACGGACCTGCTGGACGCCAAGGAGCAGGGCCTGGAGGCGGCCGCGATCGCGGCCATCATCGCCGACGCCACGATCACCCAGATCGTGCCAACCAGCACGACGGCCACGTTCACCTACGCGAACCTGGTGGACCTGAACCGGTCGCTGCCCAAGCGCTTCGACCGTCAGAAGGTGATCCTGCTGTCGCGCACCGCCTACGCGACCGCCGAGAAGCTGCTGGGCGACGACGGCCACCCGGTGCTGACGCGCGACCCCCAGAATCAGGAGCTGCTGCGATTCAACGGCACGCCCGTGCTGCGATGCGACAACTTGGAGGGCTTCGGGGCCACGAAGGTAATCGGCCTCGTGATCTCGCTCCGCGGCTTCCGCCTACGTGACACGGCCAACCAGAAGCTGCACCGCATCACGCAGAACACCGCGAAGGTCGATCAGACGGGCTTCAACCTGATCGGCTATCACGCGTACGGCTACGCGGTCACCGCGATCGCGAAGCTTCGCACGCCGGCATCCTAA
- a CDS encoding site-specific integrase — protein sequence MPRPIALNPKYCRDKSNNRAFVTLGGRKVSLGVWNTPDSIARYDRAIAEWISRGRPAVALPTAEPSPAFDGPSVNVIIAGFVAWAAKRYGGGVVLDGRRPRGELGNYWDVLRPLRRLYGTTPAMKFGPRALKALRQEMVDRRLARSHINRQVLRLKSVFRWATENELLPADVYGALRSVRGLRYGEDGALEAEPVRPVHDADVAAVLSHLSRHVRAMVELQVLTGMRPGEACAMRIREIDTSGKVWVYRPPHHKTAHHGKTREIRIGPRAQDLLRPFLRHQVDAHVFSPAEAEKERHAALRDARTTPAKPWEHRRDRSTEPRQRAPQDHYTTASYRRAIDRACMRAFRMPAELKEPTTAAAIAADTPAAQIARREARAAWRAEHVWTPNQLRHNAATAVRRQYGLEAASVILGHSSTKTTEIYAEIDTAKADLIMFEVG from the coding sequence ATGCCGCGTCCCATTGCCCTCAATCCCAAGTACTGCCGCGATAAATCCAACAACCGGGCGTTCGTCACGCTCGGCGGCCGCAAGGTCAGCCTGGGCGTCTGGAACACGCCCGACAGCATCGCCCGCTACGACCGGGCCATTGCCGAGTGGATCTCGCGCGGCCGCCCTGCCGTCGCGCTGCCCACGGCCGAGCCGTCGCCAGCGTTCGACGGGCCGTCGGTCAACGTCATTATCGCCGGTTTCGTCGCCTGGGCCGCCAAACGGTACGGCGGCGGCGTGGTGCTCGACGGGCGCCGCCCCCGCGGCGAACTGGGGAACTATTGGGACGTCCTGCGCCCGCTCCGCCGGCTGTACGGCACCACGCCCGCGATGAAGTTCGGCCCGCGGGCCCTGAAGGCGCTCCGCCAGGAGATGGTCGATCGACGGTTGGCCCGGTCCCACATCAACCGCCAGGTCCTGCGCCTGAAGTCCGTCTTCCGCTGGGCGACCGAAAACGAGTTGCTGCCGGCGGACGTCTACGGCGCGTTGCGGTCGGTCCGCGGTCTGCGCTACGGCGAGGATGGCGCGCTCGAGGCTGAGCCGGTCCGGCCGGTGCACGACGCCGACGTCGCCGCGGTGCTGTCCCACCTGTCGCGCCACGTCCGCGCGATGGTCGAGCTGCAGGTGCTCACCGGCATGCGCCCGGGCGAGGCGTGCGCGATGCGGATCCGCGAGATCGACACGTCGGGCAAGGTCTGGGTCTACCGACCGCCCCACCACAAAACCGCTCACCACGGCAAGACGCGCGAGATCCGGATCGGACCCCGCGCACAGGACCTGCTGCGGCCGTTCCTACGCCACCAGGTCGACGCGCACGTGTTCAGCCCGGCCGAGGCCGAGAAAGAGCGCCACGCGGCCCTACGCGACGCCAGGACAACGCCAGCAAAGCCGTGGGAGCATCGTCGGGACCGATCGACCGAACCCCGCCAGCGGGCGCCTCAGGACCACTACACGACGGCCAGCTATCGCCGAGCGATCGACCGAGCCTGCATGCGGGCGTTCCGGATGCCGGCGGAGCTGAAGGAGCCGACGACGGCCGCGGCGATCGCAGCCGACACGCCAGCAGCGCAGATCGCCCGGCGCGAGGCTCGGGCGGCGTGGCGTGCGGAGCACGTCTGGACGCCGAACCAACTCCGCCACAACGCGGCCACGGCCGTTCGCCGGCAGTACGGTTTGGAGGCGGCCAGCGTCATCCTGGGCCACAGTTCAACGAAGACGACGGAGATCTACGCGGAGATCGACACCGCGAAGGCTGACTTGATCATGTTCGAGGTGGGATAA
- a CDS encoding HK97 family phage prohead protease produces MSNTDKDKRQFFTRDAKFAVAKADGKPVTLSGYALVWNVSSDDRGGYRVRLMPGSATFAKPTLALYHHWTPQILGNTANGTLRIMPDDYGVKVEIDLPDTTTGRDVAELVGKGYVTGMSFSMVTSPDGVTTQENGQSILNASAFVVDEVTITATPAFTASSVEVKPPGDASPKYAARAAQALQLQRFTLDQYRL; encoded by the coding sequence ATGAGCAACACGGACAAAGACAAGCGCCAGTTCTTCACCCGCGACGCCAAGTTTGCCGTCGCGAAGGCGGACGGCAAGCCGGTGACCCTGTCGGGTTACGCGCTTGTCTGGAACGTGTCGAGCGACGACCGCGGTGGCTATCGCGTGCGCCTCATGCCGGGCTCGGCGACGTTCGCCAAGCCGACGCTGGCGCTCTATCACCACTGGACGCCGCAGATCCTGGGCAACACGGCCAACGGCACGCTGCGCATCATGCCCGACGACTACGGGGTCAAGGTCGAGATTGACCTGCCCGACACCACCACCGGCCGCGACGTCGCCGAGCTGGTCGGCAAAGGCTACGTGACGGGCATGAGCTTCAGCATGGTAACGAGCCCGGACGGCGTGACGACGCAGGAGAACGGGCAATCGATCCTCAACGCGAGCGCGTTCGTCGTCGACGAGGTGACGATCACGGCCACGCCGGCGTTCACCGCATCGAGCGTCGAGGTAAAGCCGCCCGGCGACGCGTCGCCTAAATATGCCGCCCGCGCCGCTCAGGCGCTCCAACTACAACGATTCACGCTTGACCAATACCGGCTGTAG
- a CDS encoding phage tail tube protein: MSTATKAFGSKLSFCTTVDGTYTKIAQTKDLAMPSPEIGEIEITNDDSPNNAKEYLGGGGLIEPGELEFATIYNKAGWTALYTMFGDGENYFWEEEFKDGAKYRFEGYLKNIGGEGETVDGVYEGSLTIKLTTAPTYIPGT, encoded by the coding sequence ATGAGCACCGCAACCAAAGCGTTCGGTTCGAAGCTGTCGTTCTGCACCACGGTCGACGGCACGTACACCAAGATCGCCCAGACGAAGGACCTGGCGATGCCGTCGCCGGAGATCGGCGAGATCGAGATCACCAACGATGATTCGCCCAACAACGCCAAGGAGTACTTGGGCGGCGGCGGCCTGATCGAGCCCGGCGAGCTGGAGTTTGCCACGATCTACAACAAGGCGGGCTGGACCGCGCTGTACACGATGTTCGGCGACGGCGAGAACTACTTCTGGGAGGAGGAATTCAAGGACGGCGCGAAGTACCGCTTCGAGGGCTACCTGAAGAACATCGGCGGCGAGGGCGAGACGGTCGACGGCGTGTACGAGGGGTCGCTGACGATCAAGCTAACGACGGCGCCGACCTACATCCCGGGCACCTAA
- a CDS encoding phage head closure protein — MRAGELRHRVEIQKPIVTVDGLGESVPTWQTVTTVHASVQSVRAYENVRARITNMETAFLVKLRYTDEVTPERRFLWEGKELYVDGITDVDGRRREMRVNAFSRTEVATNG, encoded by the coding sequence GTGAGGGCTGGCGAACTTCGGCACCGCGTCGAGATCCAGAAGCCGATCGTCACCGTCGACGGACTCGGCGAGTCGGTGCCAACGTGGCAAACGGTGACGACCGTCCATGCGTCGGTGCAGTCCGTGCGCGCGTACGAAAACGTGCGTGCCCGCATCACGAACATGGAGACCGCCTTCCTTGTGAAGCTGCGTTACACCGACGAAGTCACCCCGGAACGGCGGTTCCTGTGGGAGGGGAAAGAGCTCTACGTCGACGGCATCACCGACGTCGACGGCCGCCGGCGTGAGATGCGCGTGAACGCGTTCAGCCGCACCGAGGTTGCTACCAATGGCTAA
- a CDS encoding prepilin-type N-terminal cleavage/methylation domain-containing protein — MKRSAFTLVELLISVAIALILIVGIATVFNLTGQTIGAGMALSAVTRDQRAAQTVFSSDFEGLASTNPGLVIWSGTTAGYLDAAARDQDPTRDAAMTGRTLYRTDRLGMFVTGEFRRQSGNDNYLTADVTAEQAYVWYGHLMLPDNSGAFVYNNDPNDWITIGSINPNAGSTFATNPNNYFARQWTLGRVALLMKSKNASTGEILDKANTPQYFIDDDNSGNDMRPFMYNSPDNNTAAAAAARARVQQSRYDLVGLNGDPFVRVASKLVGTWWDELNYPFQADPYPSRPLTSAGAAKTAPLFLPGVTEFRVEFAGDYAAPVGIDRVDVDPDGGGGLPAVSQIRWYGLARDVNEDGDLLDPEDVTWPYGTGTTSAAQNVVGGTPTVFAWGPTTTTPWPSLIRITYTMQDAQGRLNNPQPVEMIFKVQ, encoded by the coding sequence ATGAAACGTAGCGCCTTCACCCTTGTCGAGCTGCTGATCTCGGTCGCGATCGCGCTGATTCTGATCGTCGGCATTGCGACCGTGTTCAACCTGACCGGCCAGACGATCGGGGCCGGCATGGCGCTATCCGCCGTCACGCGCGACCAGCGAGCCGCGCAGACGGTTTTCAGCTCGGACTTTGAAGGGCTCGCCAGCACCAATCCCGGCCTCGTCATCTGGAGCGGCACGACGGCTGGGTATCTCGACGCAGCGGCGCGAGATCAGGATCCGACGCGAGATGCAGCCATGACAGGCCGGACGCTCTACCGCACGGATCGCCTGGGCATGTTCGTCACCGGCGAATTCCGCCGGCAGAGCGGCAACGATAACTACCTGACGGCTGACGTGACGGCCGAACAAGCGTATGTGTGGTACGGCCACCTGATGCTTCCGGACAACAGCGGTGCGTTCGTCTACAACAACGATCCGAACGACTGGATCACGATCGGCTCGATCAACCCGAACGCTGGCTCCACGTTCGCGACCAACCCAAACAATTACTTCGCGCGACAGTGGACGCTAGGTCGCGTTGCGCTGTTGATGAAGTCGAAGAATGCGAGCACCGGCGAGATTTTGGACAAGGCGAACACCCCTCAATACTTCATCGACGACGACAACAGCGGCAACGATATGCGACCGTTCATGTACAACTCCCCCGACAACAACACCGCTGCAGCGGCGGCGGCTCGGGCGCGTGTCCAGCAGTCGCGATATGACCTGGTGGGGTTGAACGGCGATCCGTTCGTCCGCGTGGCGTCTAAGCTGGTGGGCACATGGTGGGATGAACTCAACTACCCGTTCCAAGCCGATCCGTACCCGTCCCGCCCGCTAACGTCTGCTGGCGCAGCGAAGACGGCCCCGCTATTTCTCCCTGGGGTGACTGAGTTCCGGGTTGAGTTCGCGGGCGATTATGCGGCACCGGTCGGGATCGACAGGGTAGACGTGGATCCGGACGGCGGAGGCGGGCTGCCTGCCGTTTCGCAGATTCGTTGGTACGGGCTAGCTCGCGACGTTAACGAGGACGGCGACCTTCTCGATCCCGAAGACGTAACGTGGCCGTACGGTACAGGCACCACCAGTGCCGCGCAGAACGTCGTCGGCGGCACGCCCACCGTCTTCGCATGGGGGCCGACAACGACGACTCCCTGGCCGTCGCTGATCCGCATCACCTACACGATGCAGGACGCGCAGGGGCGGCTGAACAACCCGCAGCCGGTCGAGATGATCTTCAAGGTTCAGTAG